A genomic region of Streptosporangium lutulentum contains the following coding sequences:
- a CDS encoding glycosyl hydrolase family 18 protein → MRRITIGSFIAAAALLAPLGMNAATAATPATATYSTVSDWGSGFEGKVTVKAGTSALTSWKVEFDLPAGKSIPSAWDADLTKSGDHYTFVNKPWNGALAAGATVSFGFNGAPGGLTGVLNCKLNGAACNGTGPTTPPTVPPTVPPTVPPTVPPTVPPTVPPTVPPTVPPASGKKLVGYFTEWGVYARNYHVKNLVTSGSAAKLTHILYAFGNTAGGRCSIGDSYADYDKAYTADQSVDGVADTWDQPLRGNFNQLRKLKKAYPHIKVIWSFGGWTWSGGFTQAAANPAAFAESCYNLVEDPRWADVFDGIDVDWEYPNACGLTCDASGPNAFKNVISALRSRFGANALVTAATTADGSTGGKIDVADYAGAINNLDWLMPMTYDYFGAFNAQGPTAPHSPLTSYTGIPTAGFNSDAAIQKFKAKGIPASKLLLGIGFYGRGWTGVTQAAPGGTATGAAPGTYEAGNEDYKVLKTKCPATGTVGGTAYGFCNGQWWSYDTPSTIAGKMTYAKNQGLGGAFFWETSGDTANGELITAISNGLK, encoded by the coding sequence TTGCGACGAATTACCATCGGCTCCTTCATCGCAGCAGCGGCGCTGCTCGCCCCCCTGGGGATGAACGCCGCGACGGCCGCCACTCCGGCCACGGCCACCTACTCCACCGTGTCCGACTGGGGCTCAGGCTTCGAGGGCAAGGTCACCGTGAAAGCGGGGACGAGTGCCCTGACGAGCTGGAAGGTCGAGTTCGACCTTCCCGCCGGCAAGTCGATCCCCTCGGCGTGGGATGCCGACCTCACCAAGAGCGGCGACCACTACACCTTCGTCAACAAGCCGTGGAACGGGGCTCTGGCGGCCGGGGCCACCGTGAGCTTCGGGTTCAACGGCGCGCCCGGCGGACTTACCGGCGTGCTGAACTGCAAGCTCAACGGCGCGGCCTGCAACGGCACCGGCCCCACGACTCCGCCCACGGTCCCCCCGACCGTTCCCCCCACGGTCCCCCCGACCGTCCCGCCCACGGTTCCTCCGACCGTTCCCCCCACGGTTCCCCCGACCGTTCCCCCGGCCTCGGGCAAGAAGCTCGTCGGATACTTCACCGAGTGGGGCGTCTACGCCCGCAACTACCACGTGAAGAACCTGGTCACGAGCGGTTCGGCGGCGAAGCTGACGCACATCCTGTACGCCTTCGGCAACACCGCGGGCGGCCGGTGCAGCATCGGTGACTCCTACGCGGACTACGACAAGGCCTACACCGCCGACCAGAGCGTCGACGGCGTGGCCGACACGTGGGACCAGCCGCTGCGCGGCAACTTCAACCAGCTCCGCAAGCTGAAGAAGGCCTACCCGCACATCAAGGTCATCTGGTCCTTCGGCGGCTGGACCTGGTCCGGCGGTTTCACCCAGGCCGCGGCCAACCCCGCCGCGTTCGCCGAGTCCTGCTACAACCTGGTCGAGGACCCGCGCTGGGCCGACGTGTTCGACGGCATCGACGTCGACTGGGAGTACCCCAACGCCTGCGGTCTGACCTGTGACGCCAGCGGCCCGAACGCGTTCAAGAACGTGATCTCCGCCCTGCGGAGCAGGTTCGGCGCCAACGCCCTGGTCACGGCGGCGACCACCGCCGACGGCTCCACCGGCGGCAAGATCGACGTCGCCGACTACGCCGGTGCCATCAACAACCTGGACTGGCTCATGCCGATGACCTACGACTACTTCGGCGCGTTCAACGCTCAGGGCCCGACGGCTCCGCACTCGCCCCTCACCTCCTACACCGGCATCCCGACGGCCGGTTTCAACTCCGACGCCGCGATCCAGAAGTTCAAGGCCAAGGGAATCCCCGCGAGCAAGCTCCTGCTCGGCATCGGCTTCTACGGCCGAGGCTGGACCGGCGTGACGCAGGCGGCTCCGGGCGGCACCGCGACCGGCGCCGCCCCCGGCACCTACGAGGCGGGCAACGAGGACTACAAGGTCCTCAAGACCAAGTGCCCGGCCACCGGCACCGTCGGCGGCACCGCCTACGGCTTCTGCAACGGCCAGTGGTGGAGCTACGACACCCCGAGCACCATCGCCGGCAAGATGACCTACGCCAAGAACCAGGGTCTGGGCGGCGCGTTCTTCTGGGAGACCAGCGGAGACACCGCCAACGGTGAGCTCATCACCGCCATCTCCAACGGCCTCAAGTAA